One Panicum virgatum strain AP13 chromosome 3N, P.virgatum_v5, whole genome shotgun sequence DNA segment encodes these proteins:
- the LOC120666719 gene encoding neural Wiskott-Aldrich syndrome protein-like, giving the protein MPRALSPPPDLVPGQGPLPPPPWAGRARADVPAPDGAPLQPLPPPPGSQAGLPAPAAGSSGAWLPCTPLAPRSTAAFPAAMPAPLHTPTVPPTVARAAQAEAALAAALLTATSAASVAQERIRATAFARERLQPVVPSTEHGALSSHQVFPVHRHCFR; this is encoded by the exons ATGCCGCGcgcgctgtcgccgccgcccgatcTGGTTCCTGGGCaggggccgctgccgccgccgccctgggcgGGCAGGGCGCGGGCCGACGTCCCTGCCCCCGACGGCGCCCCTctgcagccgctgccgccgcccccgggCTCCCAGGCCGGCCTCCCTGCCCCTGCAGCCGGATCCTCGGGCGCGTGGCTGCCCTGCACGCCCCTGGCACCCAGATCGACGGCAGCCTTCCCCGCCGCGATGCCCGCGCCCCTGCACACACCTACGGTGCCGCCGACCGTCGCCCGAGCTGCTCAAGCCGAAGCTgcactcgccgcggccctcctcaccGCCACGTCTGCGGCTTCGGTGGCTCAGGAGCGCATCCGTGCGACTGCCTTCGCTAGGGAGCGTCTTCAGCCTGTCGTCCCCTCCACCGAGCACGGCGCTCTGTCCTCCCACCAG gtttttccGGTACACCGGCACtgtttccggtga